The proteins below are encoded in one region of Berryella intestinalis:
- a CDS encoding molecular chaperone TorD family protein, whose protein sequence is MKDSEVFAVLSQCFVDIDEGEWDRFVAEQWEPFCGAVARIESFGFGADDASPESRLSVLPAPPTGAEKGSYARRRYTGGLPSSAMPVESLYAAPAQTGSSAALYRSPCADYMADIASRMGLSIPEEFAACPDHLSLELDLVSVLLRAGALDAARTVVLERLAWLPDYRADLERFEDAGFYRALLDCLGAMRRRLSDAGESERADHDENL, encoded by the coding sequence ATGAAGGATAGCGAGGTGTTCGCCGTGCTGTCCCAGTGCTTCGTCGATATCGACGAGGGCGAGTGGGACCGGTTCGTCGCCGAGCAATGGGAGCCGTTCTGCGGAGCCGTTGCGCGCATCGAATCGTTCGGGTTCGGCGCCGACGACGCGTCGCCCGAAAGCCGCCTGTCTGTTCTGCCCGCGCCGCCGACCGGCGCCGAGAAGGGCTCGTATGCGCGCCGCCGCTACACCGGAGGGCTCCCGTCCTCGGCGATGCCGGTCGAGTCGCTGTACGCAGCGCCTGCCCAGACCGGATCCAGCGCTGCGCTGTACCGCTCGCCCTGCGCCGACTACATGGCCGACATCGCGTCGCGCATGGGGCTTTCCATCCCCGAAGAATTCGCGGCGTGCCCCGACCATCTGTCCCTCGAACTGGACTTGGTTTCGGTGCTCCTCAGGGCCGGCGCCTTAGACGCCGCCCGCACCGTCGTCCTCGAGCGCCTCGCGTGGCTTCCCGACTACCGCGCCGACCTCGAGCGGTTCGAGGATGCGGGGTTCTATCGGGCTTTGCTCGACTGCCTGGGGGCTATGCGCCGGCGTCTGTCCGATGCAGGGGAATCCGAACGAGCC
- a CDS encoding 4Fe-4S binding protein has translation MPDTNLSASAAEEQTTSADAAATTAESGSTDKKTITRRNVLALAGTGVAGLVAGGVLATWGVTQERLASGELDLRTTPTKMIVTDRARCSGCQRCEMMCTLKNDGRVCQHIARVRVWDNYYFGKSVDTGEGMFTGNCQFTVEHCKQCADPMCAKYCPVHAIHADKETGARVVNADACIGCGMCGQACPWNMPRVDSDTGVSTKCVSCGRCAQQCPNGAIQFVDWQDIAQAVIDKGVVRTATLV, from the coding sequence ATGCCGGATACTAATCTGAGCGCAAGCGCTGCCGAGGAACAGACGACGTCGGCCGACGCTGCAGCCACCACGGCGGAATCTGGATCTACGGATAAGAAGACGATCACGCGTCGCAACGTCCTGGCTTTGGCGGGGACCGGTGTGGCGGGCCTGGTCGCAGGCGGTGTGCTTGCGACGTGGGGCGTGACCCAGGAGCGCCTTGCGAGCGGCGAGCTCGATCTGCGCACCACTCCCACGAAGATGATCGTGACCGATCGAGCCCGCTGCTCGGGCTGCCAGCGCTGCGAGATGATGTGCACGCTGAAGAACGACGGCCGCGTCTGCCAGCACATCGCCCGCGTGCGCGTGTGGGACAACTACTACTTCGGGAAGAGCGTCGACACGGGCGAGGGCATGTTCACCGGTAACTGCCAGTTCACCGTCGAGCACTGCAAGCAGTGCGCCGATCCCATGTGCGCCAAGTACTGCCCCGTGCACGCCATCCACGCCGACAAGGAGACCGGCGCGCGCGTCGTGAACGCCGACGCCTGCATCGGCTGCGGCATGTGCGGCCAGGCCTGCCCCTGGAACATGCCGCGCGTCGACAGCGACACCGGCGTATCCACCAAGTGCGTCTCGTGCGGCCGCTGCGCCCAGCAGTGCCCCAACGGCGCGATCCAGTTCGTCGACTGGCAGGATATCGCCCAGGCCGTTATCGACAAGGGCGTCGTTCGGACGGCCACGCTCGTCTAG
- a CDS encoding aldehyde ferredoxin oxidoreductase, whose product MTDAKSYGWTGKILRVNLSTKKVTVESTDPYKEYVGGMGIANKIIYDEVPVGTDPLSEDAKIVYAVGPLTASGVPLAGRTSISFLSTFTTDHLVVDAHTGGMLGAKIKLAGWDAIIVEGKSSTPVYLCIKDDDVQIKDASFVWGTGIHATTEALNRLEGVDCCVATIGPAGENLLPYACMLNSRSHSAGAGLGAVMGSKKLKGLVVQGNGSVYVKDPKAVADLSDYMISEIIGSNNNHVVPSTQQEWAEYYDKGSRWTARKGLTWALAEGGAIDTGEPKPGELNTMGYRCMKSTKDDGPEAEKYTVKMDGCHGCPVHCYADLRVPQSAKAGGFETTGNSCVPNFPFLYMQGILKDKTTVAKDTDDFVIWNQAMGSTVDDLGLWCNYAQLYRDIAHCYASGVFERVLPKEEYEMFDWEKFKTNDPSLMVDVLKHIAQNDNEMSYIGHGPIVWCKRWDDMKWFDTVASQLINYRGWPVHHSIECFGQVGAVYNMMFNRDDMIHSAVNFQGCGLPFELKQQIAKEVWGSEEAIDKDKNYTPMNDYKANFAWWSIVTDVLHDSLTLCNWVWPMTMSPSKTRDYRGDLDLEAKFFTAVTGIDTTTDDLYKAGAKIMTLQRAATVRGMAKSDGALGNNNLRDDHDKITEWVFTKDADKKAFTEGTDKMDRDDFQKALTMVYAKFGWDEKLGCPTRECLDEYGMADVKADLDKLGLLP is encoded by the coding sequence ATGACTGACGCGAAGTCATATGGATGGACCGGCAAGATCCTGCGCGTGAACCTCAGCACCAAGAAGGTCACCGTCGAATCCACCGATCCTTACAAGGAATACGTCGGCGGCATGGGCATCGCCAACAAGATCATCTACGACGAGGTGCCCGTCGGAACCGACCCGCTGTCCGAAGACGCCAAGATCGTGTACGCCGTCGGTCCCCTGACCGCATCCGGCGTGCCCCTGGCCGGCCGTACCTCCATCAGCTTCTTGTCCACCTTCACCACCGACCACCTCGTGGTCGACGCCCACACGGGCGGCATGCTGGGCGCCAAGATCAAGCTGGCCGGATGGGACGCCATCATCGTCGAGGGCAAGTCGTCCACTCCGGTGTACCTGTGCATCAAAGACGACGACGTCCAGATCAAGGACGCTTCGTTCGTGTGGGGCACCGGCATCCACGCCACCACCGAGGCGCTGAACCGCCTCGAGGGCGTCGACTGCTGCGTGGCGACCATCGGCCCTGCGGGCGAGAACCTGCTGCCCTACGCCTGCATGCTGAACTCCCGCAGCCACTCCGCAGGCGCCGGCCTGGGCGCGGTCATGGGCTCCAAAAAGCTCAAGGGCCTGGTCGTCCAGGGCAACGGATCGGTCTACGTGAAGGACCCCAAGGCCGTGGCCGACTTGTCCGACTACATGATCAGCGAGATCATCGGCTCGAACAACAACCACGTCGTCCCCTCGACCCAGCAGGAATGGGCCGAGTACTACGACAAGGGCTCTCGTTGGACCGCGCGCAAGGGCCTCACCTGGGCCCTGGCCGAGGGCGGCGCCATCGACACCGGCGAGCCCAAGCCCGGTGAGCTCAACACCATGGGCTACCGTTGCATGAAGTCCACCAAAGACGACGGCCCCGAGGCCGAGAAGTACACGGTGAAGATGGACGGCTGCCACGGCTGCCCCGTCCACTGCTACGCCGACCTGCGCGTTCCCCAAAGCGCCAAGGCGGGCGGGTTCGAGACCACCGGCAACTCCTGCGTCCCGAACTTCCCCTTCCTGTACATGCAGGGGATCCTGAAGGACAAAACCACCGTCGCCAAGGACACCGACGACTTCGTCATCTGGAACCAGGCCATGGGCTCCACCGTTGACGACCTGGGCCTGTGGTGCAACTACGCGCAGCTCTACCGCGATATCGCCCACTGCTACGCAAGCGGCGTGTTCGAGCGCGTCCTTCCCAAGGAAGAGTACGAGATGTTCGACTGGGAGAAGTTCAAGACCAACGATCCCAGCCTCATGGTCGACGTGCTGAAGCACATCGCGCAGAACGACAACGAGATGTCCTACATCGGCCACGGCCCCATCGTGTGGTGCAAGCGCTGGGACGACATGAAGTGGTTCGACACCGTCGCTTCCCAGCTCATCAACTACCGCGGTTGGCCGGTCCACCACTCCATCGAGTGCTTCGGCCAGGTCGGCGCGGTGTACAACATGATGTTCAACCGCGACGACATGATCCACTCCGCCGTCAATTTCCAGGGATGCGGCCTGCCCTTCGAGCTGAAGCAGCAGATCGCCAAGGAAGTCTGGGGCAGCGAAGAGGCCATCGACAAGGATAAGAACTACACGCCCATGAACGACTACAAGGCGAACTTCGCCTGGTGGAGCATCGTGACCGACGTCCTGCACGACTCGCTCACCCTGTGCAACTGGGTGTGGCCGATGACCATGAGCCCCTCCAAGACCCGCGACTACCGCGGCGACCTCGATCTGGAGGCCAAGTTCTTCACGGCGGTGACCGGCATCGACACCACCACCGACGACCTGTACAAGGCCGGAGCCAAGATCATGACCCTCCAGCGCGCAGCTACCGTGCGCGGCATGGCCAAGTCCGACGGTGCCCTGGGCAACAACAACCTGCGCGACGATCACGACAAGATCACCGAGTGGGTGTTCACCAAAGACGCCGATAAAAAAGCGTTCACCGAAGGCACCGACAAGATGGACCGCGACGACTTCCAGAAGGCCCTCACCATGGTCTATGCGAAGTTCGGCTGGGACGAGAAGCTCGGCTGCCCGACGCGCGAATGCCTGGACGAGTACGGCATGGCCGACGTCAAGGCCGACCTCGATAAGCTCGGCCTCCTTCCCTAG
- a CDS encoding iron-sulfur cluster assembly scaffold protein, translated as MPSTDERAEKFDEIEDPVRDVFNEPQERAVIRTQDVYQMETEVGTIGYSDALLSVIASYTNSGRPEGYNAQCMVGKSKKGETALRLFAVIDPETETFVRAGFQSRGCLAVTACASMVCTMIEGKTFDEALSIKPDDIAAALGGVPSDKTYTPHFATEGVRALVGDFWFRQGMSLAEFNARKLCDDGSISCILCENCSLRSFRVEKLVDGLSSAAPADRGVEGGPRVPIAAAVFGDAGDGSAALDGASPASADVAAGAAPEATGSAAALAEPADEPCEDPEKRAILESNALARAFDHVRKQSAEGRLVCAAHWTDLGIVPAHMTEDEFEMAVYHYVSEHGCEEEKPEQAAAEKNPHIESRFRTATRPVGVPRFFDRSRKERTDADEAAEFDAAPLADGEGRKPSAEPLRPIETHNDTVHDQVFGSLKLPEGYKLVQRDGECVMVPLEDEDRFVPLTVECSTIAVLEGAYEYYLYDTRSMTSSFAHWAFLAAEDNDEVTFVDCVREESRMYPRPMAASGFSNRPFNKTLEEVEQMWKAVSESGRYPDIQRTVASNGDMFFFSTKHLAPDYAASLAEWAAVGRSMSV; from the coding sequence ATGCCGTCTACTGACGAGCGAGCCGAGAAGTTCGACGAAATCGAAGATCCGGTGCGCGATGTGTTCAACGAGCCGCAGGAGCGCGCCGTGATCCGCACGCAGGATGTTTACCAGATGGAAACCGAGGTGGGCACGATCGGGTACTCCGACGCCCTGCTTTCGGTCATAGCGAGCTACACCAACAGCGGGCGCCCCGAGGGCTACAACGCCCAGTGCATGGTGGGCAAGTCGAAGAAGGGCGAAACCGCGCTGCGCCTGTTCGCCGTGATCGACCCGGAAACCGAGACGTTCGTTCGCGCGGGGTTCCAGTCCCGGGGCTGCCTGGCCGTGACGGCTTGCGCGAGCATGGTGTGCACCATGATCGAGGGCAAGACGTTTGACGAGGCCCTCTCCATCAAGCCGGACGACATCGCCGCCGCGCTGGGCGGCGTTCCCAGCGACAAAACGTACACCCCGCACTTCGCGACCGAGGGTGTGCGGGCCCTGGTGGGGGACTTCTGGTTCAGGCAGGGCATGTCGCTTGCCGAGTTCAACGCCCGAAAGCTGTGCGACGACGGCTCCATCTCGTGCATCCTGTGCGAGAACTGCTCGCTTCGCTCGTTTCGGGTGGAGAAGCTGGTCGACGGGCTCTCTTCCGCCGCACCCGCCGATCGCGGGGTCGAAGGCGGTCCGCGCGTTCCGATCGCTGCGGCTGTATTCGGGGACGCCGGCGACGGATCGGCCGCACTCGATGGGGCTTCTCCGGCTTCCGCAGACGTTGCTGCAGGCGCCGCGCCGGAGGCGACCGGTAGCGCGGCGGCTCTCGCCGAGCCGGCCGACGAGCCGTGTGAAGACCCCGAGAAGCGTGCGATCCTCGAGAGCAACGCGCTTGCCCGCGCTTTCGACCATGTGCGCAAGCAGTCGGCCGAGGGCCGTCTGGTGTGCGCCGCGCACTGGACCGACCTGGGCATCGTGCCGGCGCATATGACCGAAGACGAATTCGAGATGGCGGTGTACCACTACGTGTCCGAGCACGGCTGCGAGGAGGAGAAGCCCGAGCAGGCCGCAGCGGAGAAGAACCCGCATATCGAAAGCCGGTTCAGGACGGCCACGCGCCCGGTGGGCGTGCCGCGGTTCTTCGATCGGTCGCGCAAGGAGCGCACCGACGCCGACGAGGCCGCCGAATTCGATGCGGCGCCCCTGGCTGACGGGGAGGGCCGCAAGCCTTCGGCCGAACCCCTCCGCCCGATCGAGACGCATAACGATACCGTGCACGACCAGGTGTTCGGCTCGCTGAAGCTTCCCGAGGGCTACAAGCTGGTCCAGCGGGACGGCGAGTGCGTTATGGTGCCCCTCGAAGACGAGGACCGGTTCGTCCCCTTGACCGTCGAATGCTCGACTATCGCCGTGCTGGAGGGGGCCTACGAGTACTACCTGTACGATACGCGCTCGATGACCTCGTCGTTCGCCCACTGGGCGTTTCTCGCGGCGGAGGATAACGACGAGGTCACGTTCGTGGACTGCGTGCGCGAGGAGTCGCGCATGTACCCGCGCCCCATGGCCGCGAGCGGTTTTTCCAACCGCCCCTTCAACAAGACCCTCGAAGAGGTCGAGCAGATGTGGAAGGCGGTAAGCGAATCGGGCCGCTATCCCGACATCCAGCGCACGGTCGCTTCCAATGGCGACATGTTCTTCTTCTCCACGAAGCACCTCGCTCCCGACTATGCCGCCTCGCTTGCCGAATGGGCGGCGGTGGGCCGCTCGATGAGCGTGTAG
- a CDS encoding helix-turn-helix transcriptional regulator, with the protein MSRDGRSTEGATAPGAAGSYLEGPGDLKGLTERFSALIPLVAGLVIARVGLLTASYGGYARTDDGTLTDSSMLIALAVLGIFLAAITRRKTPLKKRFVNRLMLATIAVESFSGFAMALMYALGEPFPGMRLAIGALVSLSASLCIFYWLRRARETNTVVAVVYVFTSLALSEVLLYALSILPDFLEMALSASIVLLQYPLRLAARTRTIPKHIEGRKFESDYFTFSKTEIQRRQFLMATAVGIGALSIVIGFLRGYPDGTSIVFDPATRIAYPLVVIACCALVVVATLRGSERTTTVGMFVTMQLLAAIALVLYSVFPDALRIGAVPTTALNALMVGFTWYVSLAFMSAGWRDPYYYTCAGWIVWIGCRAVMRLSILALAPLALDNGLLLSVMSAILLVSAQIVFIQFLHVERQAQTEDAPSCEGDCRSCQRELSPSALTKLMGLDNDSESAQTREELMRQSAQQMGQQFLLSEREVEVLALYAQGYTQKRVAETLFISQGTAHAHIKRIYAKTDLHSRQELIDYLEEYTQ; encoded by the coding sequence ATGTCGCGAGACGGAAGAAGCACCGAGGGAGCGACGGCCCCGGGTGCCGCAGGGTCGTACCTTGAGGGCCCGGGCGATCTCAAAGGCCTGACGGAGCGATTCTCGGCCCTGATCCCGCTGGTGGCGGGACTGGTCATTGCGCGCGTCGGGCTGCTCACCGCATCGTACGGGGGCTACGCGCGCACCGACGACGGCACGCTCACCGACAGCAGCATGCTCATCGCGCTGGCTGTCCTGGGCATCTTCCTCGCCGCCATAACCCGGCGGAAGACCCCGCTGAAGAAGCGCTTCGTGAACCGGCTCATGCTGGCGACGATCGCCGTCGAGTCGTTCTCGGGGTTCGCCATGGCCCTCATGTACGCCCTGGGCGAGCCCTTCCCCGGAATGCGCCTGGCCATCGGGGCGCTGGTGAGCCTTTCGGCATCGCTGTGCATCTTCTACTGGCTGCGCCGCGCGCGCGAAACGAACACCGTTGTGGCGGTGGTCTACGTGTTCACCTCGCTCGCGCTCAGCGAAGTGCTCCTGTACGCGCTGTCCATCCTGCCCGACTTCCTCGAGATGGCGCTGTCCGCCTCGATCGTGCTGCTCCAGTACCCGCTGAGGCTCGCGGCGCGCACCCGCACGATCCCCAAGCACATCGAGGGACGGAAATTCGAGTCCGACTACTTCACCTTCTCGAAAACCGAGATCCAAAGGCGCCAGTTCCTCATGGCCACCGCCGTGGGCATCGGCGCCCTGTCGATCGTCATAGGCTTTCTGCGCGGCTACCCCGATGGAACCTCCATCGTGTTCGACCCCGCGACGCGCATCGCCTACCCGCTGGTGGTCATCGCCTGCTGCGCGCTCGTCGTCGTGGCCACGCTGCGCGGATCGGAGCGCACCACCACCGTCGGCATGTTCGTCACCATGCAGCTGCTGGCCGCGATCGCGCTGGTGCTGTACTCGGTATTTCCCGACGCCCTGCGGATCGGCGCCGTCCCCACCACGGCGCTCAACGCCCTTATGGTGGGCTTCACCTGGTACGTATCCCTCGCGTTCATGAGCGCGGGCTGGCGCGACCCGTACTATTACACCTGTGCGGGCTGGATCGTGTGGATCGGGTGCCGCGCCGTCATGCGCCTGTCCATCTTGGCACTTGCGCCCCTCGCGCTGGACAATGGGCTGCTGCTCTCCGTCATGAGCGCGATCCTGCTGGTTTCGGCCCAGATCGTGTTCATTCAGTTCCTTCACGTGGAAAGGCAGGCGCAGACCGAGGACGCCCCTTCGTGCGAGGGCGACTGCCGCTCGTGCCAGCGCGAGTTGAGCCCCTCGGCGCTCACCAAGCTGATGGGCCTGGACAACGACTCGGAATCGGCCCAGACCCGCGAGGAGCTGATGAGGCAGAGCGCCCAGCAGATGGGGCAGCAGTTCCTGCTGTCCGAACGCGAGGTAGAGGTGCTTGCGCTCTATGCCCAGGGCTATACGCAAAAGCGCGTGGCCGAAACCCTGTTCATCAGCCAGGGCACGGCTCACGCGCATATCAAGCGGATCTACGCGAAAACGGACCTTCATTCGCGTCAGGAGCTTATCGACTACCTGGAAGAATACACCCAGTAA
- a CDS encoding iron-containing alcohol dehydrogenase, with protein MNDFAFYSPTEFHFGRTATDDMGSALSAAGFKRSLVVYGQGSVKRSGVLDQVKGSLTGAGIDLVELGGVRPNPDVSFVREGIGLVRERELDSVVAVGGGSVIDAAKAIAFGVYYEGDVWDIFAKGLPITRALPIATLVTIPAAGSEASASCVISNDEEGRKVGVGGDAFRPRFAFMNPEHTFSLPPYQTAAGVTDMFAHICERYFSGLGTVTVTDGIATSLMRTLIEHGPRVIEDPEDYEARANIMWVGMLAHNDIAGCGRGLKPGGRAGGWESHGLEHEVSAHFVEVTHGAGLAVIMPNWMRYVWPADPDRFLSYARDVFGIEPIDDTPDAIRDAIEIAIDETQEFFMSLGMPSSLSEFGIGEGDIETLIGTLEKTKGARFGAFRPLDMDDSREIYRMSLMPHEPNVWETEEEHEA; from the coding sequence ATGAACGATTTCGCCTTCTACTCTCCGACCGAGTTCCACTTCGGCCGCACGGCGACCGACGACATGGGGAGCGCCCTGAGCGCAGCGGGCTTCAAGCGCTCGCTGGTCGTGTACGGTCAGGGCTCGGTGAAGCGCTCGGGAGTGCTCGACCAGGTGAAGGGATCCCTGACCGGGGCCGGCATCGATCTGGTCGAACTGGGCGGCGTGCGCCCGAACCCCGACGTGTCGTTCGTGCGCGAGGGAATCGGGCTCGTACGCGAACGGGAGCTCGACAGCGTGGTAGCCGTGGGCGGCGGCAGCGTCATCGACGCCGCCAAGGCCATCGCCTTCGGCGTGTACTACGAAGGCGACGTGTGGGATATCTTCGCGAAGGGGCTTCCCATCACCCGCGCCCTTCCCATCGCAACCCTCGTCACCATCCCGGCGGCGGGCTCGGAGGCATCCGCTTCGTGCGTTATCAGCAACGATGAGGAAGGCCGCAAGGTGGGCGTGGGCGGCGACGCCTTCCGTCCGCGCTTCGCCTTCATGAACCCCGAGCATACGTTCAGCCTCCCTCCGTACCAGACCGCAGCAGGCGTGACCGACATGTTCGCCCATATCTGCGAGCGCTATTTCAGCGGCCTGGGAACCGTGACGGTTACCGACGGCATCGCCACTTCGCTTATGCGCACCCTGATCGAGCACGGTCCGCGCGTCATCGAAGACCCCGAGGACTACGAGGCTCGGGCGAACATCATGTGGGTGGGCATGCTGGCCCACAACGACATCGCCGGGTGCGGCCGGGGCCTTAAGCCCGGGGGACGTGCGGGCGGATGGGAAAGCCACGGCCTAGAGCATGAGGTGTCGGCGCATTTCGTCGAGGTGACGCATGGCGCGGGTCTGGCGGTCATCATGCCGAACTGGATGCGCTACGTGTGGCCCGCCGACCCCGACAGGTTCCTGTCGTATGCGCGCGACGTGTTCGGCATCGAGCCCATCGACGACACGCCCGATGCGATCCGCGACGCGATCGAGATCGCGATAGACGAGACCCAGGAGTTCTTCATGTCTTTGGGCATGCCCTCGTCGCTGAGCGAGTTCGGAATCGGCGAAGGGGACATCGAGACCCTCATCGGAACGCTGGAGAAGACCAAGGGCGCGCGGTTCGGCGCGTTCAGGCCCCTGGATATGGACGATTCCCGCGAGATCTACCGCATGTCGCTTATGCCCCACGAGCCGAACGTGTGGGAGACTGAGGAAGAGCACGAGGCGTAA
- the galE gene encoding UDP-glucose 4-epimerase GalE — protein MANKNLAQNQNEITVLVTGGAGFIGSHTCVELLDEGYRVVVVDDLSNSSAAALDRVRAITGVEDDRLRFYENDILDRAALERIFSENEIDAIIHFAGFKAVGESVQKPLEYYWNNIAGTLVLCDVARTHGVKNIVFSSSATVYGEPEFIPITEACPKHNATNPYGQTKSMLEQILTDLYVGDNEWNVVLLRYFNPIGAHESGLIGEDPKGIPNNLLPYVAQVAVGKLESVGVFGDDYDTPDGTGVRDYIHVVDLARGHVAALRWMGGKVGTGKAIGLGSIEGTPQENGTRSGVGIFNLGTGTGSSVLDVVHAFSQACGKEIPYQIKPRRAGDIAVNYAACDKARDELGWEARFDLARMCADSWRWQSNNPDGYSTR, from the coding sequence ATGGCCAACAAAAACCTCGCCCAAAACCAAAACGAGATCACGGTGCTGGTCACCGGAGGTGCGGGCTTCATCGGAAGCCACACCTGCGTCGAGCTTCTGGACGAAGGGTACCGGGTCGTCGTGGTGGACGACCTCAGCAACTCCAGCGCCGCAGCGCTCGATCGCGTACGCGCCATCACCGGCGTCGAAGACGACCGCCTCCGGTTCTACGAGAACGACATCCTCGATCGCGCGGCTTTGGAGCGCATCTTCTCCGAAAACGAGATCGACGCCATCATCCACTTCGCAGGGTTCAAGGCCGTGGGCGAAAGCGTGCAGAAACCCCTGGAATACTACTGGAACAACATCGCGGGGACGCTCGTCCTCTGCGACGTCGCGCGGACGCACGGCGTGAAGAACATCGTGTTCTCCAGCAGCGCCACCGTGTACGGCGAGCCCGAGTTCATCCCCATAACCGAAGCCTGCCCCAAGCACAATGCGACGAACCCCTACGGGCAGACGAAGTCGATGCTCGAGCAGATCCTCACCGACCTCTACGTGGGAGACAACGAGTGGAACGTCGTGCTGCTGCGCTACTTCAATCCCATCGGCGCCCACGAAAGCGGCCTGATCGGCGAAGACCCCAAGGGCATCCCCAACAACCTGCTGCCCTACGTTGCGCAGGTGGCGGTGGGCAAGCTGGAAAGCGTCGGCGTGTTCGGAGACGACTACGACACCCCGGACGGAACCGGTGTGCGCGACTACATCCATGTGGTCGACCTGGCGCGCGGGCATGTGGCCGCGCTGCGCTGGATGGGCGGCAAGGTGGGAACCGGAAAGGCCATCGGGCTGGGATCCATCGAAGGTACGCCGCAGGAGAACGGGACGCGCTCGGGCGTGGGGATATTCAACCTGGGCACGGGCACGGGATCGAGCGTTCTCGATGTAGTGCACGCGTTCTCGCAGGCATGCGGGAAGGAGATCCCCTACCAGATCAAGCCCCGCCGCGCCGGAGACATCGCCGTCAACTACGCTGCCTGCGACAAGGCCCGCGACGAGTTGGGATGGGAAGCCCGGTTCGACCTGGCCCGCATGTGCGCCGACAGCTGGCGCTGGCAGTCAAACAACCCCGACGGCTACAGCACGCGCTAA